In the Vicia villosa cultivar HV-30 ecotype Madison, WI unplaced genomic scaffold, Vvil1.0 ctg.003588F_1_1, whole genome shotgun sequence genome, one interval contains:
- the LOC131641225 gene encoding protein trichome birefringence-like 3 isoform X1 encodes MIHSGIMKIHRGKVPFPIIIITIGVLVFFAVLYAERLSFLSSNSIFKFNKPCPRKNTKPKPTGEKKVEEEIVNETWIDDRFEFDTEECNIANGKWVFNQSIKPLYTDITCPYIDRQFSCVKNGRTDFDYQHWEWQPEDCTLPSFNAALALKKLQGKRLLFVGDSLQRNQWESFVCLVEWIIPEKMKSMRRGIVHSVFKAKEYNATIEFYWAPYLVESNTDINIIGDTKKRIIKVDAIKERAKNWTGVDILVFNTYVWWMSGATIKSLWGSFGNGYEGYEEFDTPVAYKLALKTWANWVDSTINPNKTKIFFTTMSPTHTRSQDWGNMKDEKCFNETKPVKKKKHWGTGSDKRIMSVVAKVVKKMKVPVTFINITQISEYRIDGHSNVYTETGGKLLTEEERTNPQNADCIHWCLPGVPDTWNQILLAML; translated from the exons ATGATCCATTCTGGCATAATGAAGATTCATAGAGGAAAAGTGCCTTTTCCTATCATTATCATCACAATTGGTGTTCTTGTTTTCTTTGCTGTTTTGTATGCTGAGAGACTCAGTTTTCTTTCTTCTAattccatcttcaagttcaacAAACCCTGTCCTAGAAAGAACACCAAACCAAAACCAA CAGGTGAAAAGAAAGTTGAAGAAGAGATTGTAAATGAAACATGGATTGATGACAGATTTGAATTTGACACAGAAGAATGCAACATTGCTAATGGAAAATGGGTTTTTAACCAATCAATAAAGCCTCTCTACACTGACATAACTTGTCCATACATAGACAGACAGTTTTCTTGTGTAAAAAATGGTAGAACAGATTTTGATTACCAACATTGGGAGTGGCAGCCAGAAGATTGTACCTTGCCAAG tttcaaTGCAGCGTTGGCCCTTAAAAAGCTTCAAGGGAAAAGACTATTATTTGTAGGGGATTCCTTGCAAAGAAATCAATGGGAGTCTTTTGTATGTTTGGTAGAATGGATCATACCGGAAAAGATGAAATCTATGAGAAGAGGGATTGTTCATTCAGTCTTCAAAGCCAAG GAATACAATGCTACTATAGAATTCTATTGGGCTCCATATCTGGTTGAGTCCAACACTGACATAAACATCATTGGAGATACAAAGAAAAGGATAATAAAAGTGGATGCTATCAAAGAGAGAGCAAAAAATTGGACAGGAGTGGATATTCTTGTTTTCAATACCTATGTATGGTGGATGAGTGGTGCTACCATTAAATCATT ATGGGGTTCATTTGGCAATGGATATGAAGGATACGAAGAATTCGACACACCCGTTGCTTACAAGTTAGCTTTGAAGACATGGGCTAATTGGGTTGATTCAactatcaatccaaacaaaacCAAAATCTTCTTCACAACAATGTCACCTACACACACAAG AAGCCAAGATTGGGGAAACATGAAAGACGAAAAATGCTTCAACGAGACGAAACCAGTGAAAAAGAAGAAGCATTGGGGAACTGGCTCCGATAAACGCATAATGAGTGTGGTTgcgaaagttgtgaagaaaatgaaggttCCTGTGACATTCATCAACATAACACAAATATCAGAATACAGAATTGATGGTCATTCTAACGTGTATACCGAAACCGGAGGAAAACTGTTAACCGAAGAAGAAAGGACTAATCCGCAAAATGCGGATTGTATACATTGGTGTTTGCCCGGAGTTCCTGATACATGGAATCAAATACTTTTGGCAATGTTGTAA
- the LOC131641225 gene encoding protein trichome birefringence-like 3 isoform X2: MIHSGIMKIHRGKVPFPIIIITIGVLVFFAVLYAERLSFLSSNSIFKFNKPCPRKNTKPKPSEKKVEEEIVNETWIDDRFEFDTEECNIANGKWVFNQSIKPLYTDITCPYIDRQFSCVKNGRTDFDYQHWEWQPEDCTLPSFNAALALKKLQGKRLLFVGDSLQRNQWESFVCLVEWIIPEKMKSMRRGIVHSVFKAKEYNATIEFYWAPYLVESNTDINIIGDTKKRIIKVDAIKERAKNWTGVDILVFNTYVWWMSGATIKSLWGSFGNGYEGYEEFDTPVAYKLALKTWANWVDSTINPNKTKIFFTTMSPTHTRSQDWGNMKDEKCFNETKPVKKKKHWGTGSDKRIMSVVAKVVKKMKVPVTFINITQISEYRIDGHSNVYTETGGKLLTEEERTNPQNADCIHWCLPGVPDTWNQILLAML; this comes from the exons ATGATCCATTCTGGCATAATGAAGATTCATAGAGGAAAAGTGCCTTTTCCTATCATTATCATCACAATTGGTGTTCTTGTTTTCTTTGCTGTTTTGTATGCTGAGAGACTCAGTTTTCTTTCTTCTAattccatcttcaagttcaacAAACCCTGTCCTAGAAAGAACACCAAACCAAAACCAA GTGAAAAGAAAGTTGAAGAAGAGATTGTAAATGAAACATGGATTGATGACAGATTTGAATTTGACACAGAAGAATGCAACATTGCTAATGGAAAATGGGTTTTTAACCAATCAATAAAGCCTCTCTACACTGACATAACTTGTCCATACATAGACAGACAGTTTTCTTGTGTAAAAAATGGTAGAACAGATTTTGATTACCAACATTGGGAGTGGCAGCCAGAAGATTGTACCTTGCCAAG tttcaaTGCAGCGTTGGCCCTTAAAAAGCTTCAAGGGAAAAGACTATTATTTGTAGGGGATTCCTTGCAAAGAAATCAATGGGAGTCTTTTGTATGTTTGGTAGAATGGATCATACCGGAAAAGATGAAATCTATGAGAAGAGGGATTGTTCATTCAGTCTTCAAAGCCAAG GAATACAATGCTACTATAGAATTCTATTGGGCTCCATATCTGGTTGAGTCCAACACTGACATAAACATCATTGGAGATACAAAGAAAAGGATAATAAAAGTGGATGCTATCAAAGAGAGAGCAAAAAATTGGACAGGAGTGGATATTCTTGTTTTCAATACCTATGTATGGTGGATGAGTGGTGCTACCATTAAATCATT ATGGGGTTCATTTGGCAATGGATATGAAGGATACGAAGAATTCGACACACCCGTTGCTTACAAGTTAGCTTTGAAGACATGGGCTAATTGGGTTGATTCAactatcaatccaaacaaaacCAAAATCTTCTTCACAACAATGTCACCTACACACACAAG AAGCCAAGATTGGGGAAACATGAAAGACGAAAAATGCTTCAACGAGACGAAACCAGTGAAAAAGAAGAAGCATTGGGGAACTGGCTCCGATAAACGCATAATGAGTGTGGTTgcgaaagttgtgaagaaaatgaaggttCCTGTGACATTCATCAACATAACACAAATATCAGAATACAGAATTGATGGTCATTCTAACGTGTATACCGAAACCGGAGGAAAACTGTTAACCGAAGAAGAAAGGACTAATCCGCAAAATGCGGATTGTATACATTGGTGTTTGCCCGGAGTTCCTGATACATGGAATCAAATACTTTTGGCAATGTTGTAA